The Candidatus Cloacimonadaceae bacterium DNA window CTGGCAAGCATTCTATGCCTTAGCTCTTCAGCAGGCAATGTGTCGTTAACATGGATACGGTTCATCTGTACCTCCAGCTATTGTTGTTCTGGAGATACTATAATCATAATTTGGATTTATGCAAGCGAATTTGTATAAGAGCACAACCCAAGATATATCTTCCCTAGATGTTTTCGAGGTTGATGATGATGTGAGCACTTGGGGTGGCTTAACCGCTTTTTCTTCTCATGTTGGTGAAGTGATCTCGAAATTAGTGAATTGAGGTTTGGTATGCCATATATGAATATTTCTTTCTTGGTATCAGGGCTAAAAGCGATAAAGACAAAGCAATACCCAAAATGGTTTAAAACTTTAAAAGATTTCAATTATGAATCTGGCGATATTGAAAAACACTATCAGAATCATGACTTTGATTTACCAGATGGTAACGCCAGAAGATGGGATTACGTCATTATCAGATTAAAAAATAATCAACTTCAAAGGGCCATCTTTGCAGAACCTCATCCAATAAAAACGACGAATGTTAAAGAAGTGCTCGAGAAATTGGCATGGCTGCAATATCAGATTACGAACCATTCAGATTTACAGCACTTCAAAGAAATACGAAAGGAGTATTATTGGATTTACTCTAATTCCAAAATTTCCCCAAACTCGAAAGAACGAAGGATGTGTGCCCAAAAAGGCTTGGTGTTGACAGGCATTCCCTTGGTAGTATAACGTACATAAATTACCTTACTATTCTCAATACTCAACATGAACTGAAGTCCCCCAGCACCTTTCTGGGACGGTTTTCTCTTATCTTTTCCAGCGGTTTTGTCAAGTTCTTTTCCCATCTCCATTCTCAATTCTCCATTCAATGAAACAATCGGCAATGGTTAGTCAGCCATGCTTTCAAACAGGTCACGCGATATCCGGAAGGATGGAGATTGGGATATTGGTGATCAATTCGAAGGCATCGATGGCGATCTGGAGTTCTTCGTTGGTGGGGATCACCAGGATGGAAATGGGTGAATAGGGCTGGGAAATGATTCCCGGACTGGCGCCGACGGCAGTATTCAATTCGGGGTTGATGTGGATGCCGATGTTTTCCAGGCGGCTGCATACGCGGTGGCGCATTTTCACTCCGAATTGACCGATCCCTCCGGTGAATACGAGGAAGTCCACCTTGATCAGGTTTGCCACGTAGGCACCGATGTAGCGGCGGATGCGATAGGCATAGGTGTCCAAAGCCTGGACGCAGTTTTCGTTTCCTGCTTCCGCGGCGGTTTCGATGTCTCTCAGATCGCTGGAAACTCCGGAAAGCCCCAACAGTCCGCTTTTCTTGTTCAGGATGTCGTTCAGTTCGTGAAAATCAAAGCCACGCTCTTCCAGATAAAAGATAATCGAGGGATCGATATCTCCGCTGCGGGTGCCCATCATGAGTCCTTCGAGGGGAGTGAAACCCATTGAGGTGTCGATGGAGCGTCCTTGCTGGATAGCGGTGATGGATGCGCCGTTGCCAAGGTGGCAGGTGATCATATTGGTGTTTTCCGGGGAGCGTTTCATCATCTGGAGAGCGATGTTGCAAACGTAGCGGTGGCTCGTGCCGTGAAAACCATAACGGCGGATGCGGTATTTGTCATAGAATTCCCGCGGGATGCCATAAAGATAGGCGCTGGGAGGCAAAGTCTGATGAAAAGCGGTATCAAAAACCGCGACTTGAGGAATGCCTTCGAAGATCGCCTGGCTTTCAAGGATGCCAACGAGGTTGGCGGGATTGTGCAGCGGCGCGAGTTCGCAGTTTTCCTCGACGGCTTTGATGACATCAGCGTCGATGATCACTGAGGCGGAATATTGATCGCCGCCGTGCACCACCCGGTGCCCGATTCCGGAAATCTCGGAGGTGCTGTCCAGAATGCCATCTTCCCTATCCAAAAGCGCTAACATCATCAGTTTGAAGGCTTTGTGGTGGTTGGGCACTTCGCAGTTCTGGTGAAAGGCTTTTCCGCCACACTCCTGTTTTATGCACCCGGTTTTGAGACCGATGCGCTCCACCAGTCCCTTGCCGAGGCTCTTCAACATCGGCATTTCGTAGATCTCATATTTGAGTGAAGAGCTGCCGCAATTGATCACCAGAATTTTCATGCCGTATCCTCTATTTTGCTGTATTTATATTATCGAGAGCCAAGCTGCCATACATGTTATAGCGGTTTTCGCGCCCGTGCCCAAAGATATGCTTCTCCGCCTGCCGGATCGATCAATTTGCGCTCATAGAGCGGACGGTATAGATCATCCACAGGTCCC harbors:
- a CDS encoding acetate kinase, which gives rise to MKILVINCGSSSLKYEIYEMPMLKSLGKGLVERIGLKTGCIKQECGGKAFHQNCEVPNHHKAFKLMMLALLDREDGILDSTSEISGIGHRVVHGGDQYSASVIIDADVIKAVEENCELAPLHNPANLVGILESQAIFEGIPQVAVFDTAFHQTLPPSAYLYGIPREFYDKYRIRRYGFHGTSHRYVCNIALQMMKRSPENTNMITCHLGNGASITAIQQGRSIDTSMGFTPLEGLMMGTRSGDIDPSIIFYLEERGFDFHELNDILNKKSGLLGLSGVSSDLRDIETAAEAGNENCVQALDTYAYRIRRYIGAYVANLIKVDFLVFTGGIGQFGVKMRHRVCSRLENIGIHINPELNTAVGASPGIISQPYSPISILVIPTNEELQIAIDAFELITNIPISILPDIA